The Halosimplex litoreum genome has a window encoding:
- a CDS encoding winged helix-turn-helix domain-containing protein, whose protein sequence is MPDDESPPADAAAEDAFALIGNETRAAILRALGQRPHEGVSFSELREAVDPGMDSGQFNYHLSQLTGEFVDRGEDGYTMRAEGLTLYRLIRAGSVNRRVSLEPFETGLDCYFCGTPVEGRYDEGNFELRCPGCDHVYAHTQLPPSAVETGDRGDLLERVDQYNRHDMLAYARGVCPICASALEFEFVAGDEVWTEGSGRLDVFLGCHCDHCGSSQYMSVGLAHLYHPAVVSFFHDHGVDVTTRPHWELEWAMTDEYLTVRSTDPWEVALSIPCEGETLELVVDEALSVDATRTAGSE, encoded by the coding sequence ATGCCCGACGACGAGTCGCCGCCGGCAGACGCCGCGGCCGAGGACGCCTTCGCACTCATCGGCAACGAGACGCGCGCGGCGATCCTCCGCGCGCTCGGCCAACGACCCCACGAGGGCGTTTCCTTCTCCGAGCTACGCGAGGCCGTCGATCCCGGCATGGACAGCGGCCAGTTCAACTACCACCTCTCGCAGCTGACCGGCGAGTTCGTCGACCGCGGCGAGGACGGCTACACGATGCGCGCCGAGGGACTCACCCTCTACCGGCTCATCCGCGCGGGCAGCGTCAACCGCCGCGTCTCGCTCGAACCCTTCGAGACCGGCCTCGACTGCTACTTCTGCGGGACACCCGTCGAAGGACGCTACGACGAGGGCAACTTCGAGCTTCGCTGTCCGGGCTGTGACCACGTGTACGCTCACACGCAGTTGCCGCCGAGCGCCGTCGAAACCGGCGACAGGGGCGACCTCCTCGAACGCGTCGACCAGTACAACCGCCACGACATGCTCGCCTACGCCCGCGGCGTCTGCCCGATCTGCGCCAGCGCCCTCGAGTTCGAGTTCGTCGCCGGCGACGAGGTCTGGACCGAGGGGAGCGGTCGCCTCGACGTGTTTCTCGGCTGCCACTGCGACCACTGCGGAAGCTCCCAGTACATGTCGGTCGGCCTCGCGCACCTCTATCACCCCGCGGTCGTCTCCTTCTTCCACGACCACGGCGTCGACGTGACCACTCGCCCCCACTGGGAGCTGGAGTGGGCCATGACCGACGAGTATCTCACCGTCCGCTCGACCGACCCCTGGGAGGTCGCCCTCTCGATCCCCTGCGAGGGCGAGACCCTCGAACTCGTCGTCGACGAGGCCCTGTCGGTCGACGCGACGCGAACCGCTGGCTCGGAGTGA
- a CDS encoding inorganic phosphate transporter: MVRTVLLVGVIASVFVGFNIGGSSTGIAWGPAVGARILRKVTAAGLMTLFVFLGGWTVGRNVMDTLSGGIVTTEISLGAGVAVLFFIGFGILVANVFGVPVPTSMTTVGAIAGLGLATDTANFETIGWIVSWWIVTPVVGFWIGATVGRYVYPELNRRVRIEVSEGPTLALDRSGAVPRPGLGPNTSRGELVGTLVVLVIGCYMAFSAGASNVPNAVAPLVSSRALEPDLAIAIATVAIGLGGFTIARRTMESVGSELSDIPLLAALVVMITASTVTTALSYIGIPISLVMASVMTIVGLGWGRATRPIAARDALAGDLDREIEPGALTAEPEAPTAPIGEAEPEAVLDAGDLFNPRAIVKYVSMWIIGPTMSTLLAYVFFTLVPVA; encoded by the coding sequence ATGGTCCGGACCGTGCTGCTCGTGGGGGTGATCGCGTCGGTGTTCGTCGGATTCAATATCGGGGGATCGTCGACGGGAATCGCGTGGGGGCCGGCGGTCGGCGCCCGGATCCTCCGGAAGGTCACGGCCGCCGGGCTGATGACGCTGTTCGTGTTTTTAGGCGGGTGGACGGTCGGTCGGAACGTCATGGACACGCTCAGCGGCGGGATCGTCACGACGGAGATCTCGCTCGGCGCGGGGGTGGCGGTCCTCTTTTTCATCGGGTTCGGTATCCTCGTCGCCAACGTGTTCGGCGTGCCCGTCCCGACGTCGATGACGACGGTCGGCGCCATCGCGGGCCTGGGCCTCGCGACCGACACGGCCAATTTCGAGACGATCGGGTGGATCGTCTCGTGGTGGATCGTGACGCCGGTCGTCGGGTTCTGGATCGGGGCGACCGTCGGCCGGTACGTCTACCCCGAACTCAACCGCCGCGTCCGGATCGAGGTCTCCGAGGGACCGACGCTCGCGCTCGACCGCAGCGGCGCGGTCCCCCGGCCCGGACTCGGTCCGAACACGAGTCGCGGCGAACTCGTCGGGACGCTGGTCGTGCTCGTCATCGGCTGTTACATGGCCTTCTCGGCGGGCGCGAGCAACGTCCCCAACGCCGTCGCGCCGCTGGTCAGCAGCCGCGCGCTCGAACCCGACCTGGCGATCGCGATCGCGACCGTCGCGATCGGCCTCGGCGGGTTCACGATCGCACGCCGGACGATGGAGTCGGTCGGCTCCGAACTCTCGGACATCCCGTTGCTGGCTGCGCTCGTCGTCATGATCACCGCCTCGACGGTCACGACCGCCCTCTCCTACATCGGCATCCCGATCAGCCTCGTCATGGCGTCGGTGATGACCATCGTCGGCCTCGGCTGGGGACGGGCGACTCGCCCCATCGCCGCACGGGACGCGCTTGCGGGCGACCTCGACCGCGAGATCGAACCCGGTGCGCTGACGGCCGAACCCGAGGCCCCGACGGCACCGATCGGCGAGGCCGAACCCGAGGCGGTGCTCGACGCGGGCGACCTGTTCAACCCCCGCGCCATCGTCAAGTACGTCTCGATGTGGATAATCGGGCCGACGATGTCGACCCTGCTGGCCTACGTCTTCTTCACGCTGGTCCCGGTCGCCTGA
- a CDS encoding aldo/keto reductase, with protein MDTREFGSTGWDVTEIGLGTWNVGPSWDEVTDEQAKEAIATALDDGVNFVDTAEVYGDGRAERLIHEVLDERDPDRTIYVPTKAAPDEDGGHSEEGLRSSVDGSLDRLGVDSLDLVQLHCPETEAFYDPENFRVLEDLKEEGLIDHGGVSVEKVEEADKAIEYDVVESVQIIFNPLRQRPAERFFERAANADVGIIVRVPLASGLLADAFEGPEDFGEHDHRRTAAEDGVEAGVGRKGGETFAGVPFEDGLAAVDDLRPFVPDEATMAQFTLRWILDHDAVSTVIPGSTTPDHVAENDDAADLDPLSHQTHGAVRDIYEQHVADYVHHRW; from the coding sequence ATGGACACACGCGAGTTCGGTTCCACCGGCTGGGACGTGACGGAGATCGGCCTCGGTACCTGGAACGTCGGCCCGTCGTGGGACGAGGTGACCGACGAGCAGGCCAAGGAAGCCATCGCCACGGCGCTGGACGACGGCGTCAACTTCGTCGACACCGCCGAGGTGTACGGCGACGGCCGCGCCGAGCGGCTCATCCACGAGGTGCTCGACGAACGGGACCCCGACCGAACGATCTACGTCCCGACCAAGGCCGCACCGGACGAGGACGGCGGCCACTCCGAGGAAGGGCTTCGCTCGTCGGTCGACGGCTCGCTCGACCGGCTCGGCGTCGACTCGCTGGATCTCGTCCAGCTGCACTGCCCGGAGACCGAGGCGTTCTACGACCCGGAGAACTTCCGGGTGCTGGAAGACCTCAAGGAGGAGGGCCTGATCGACCACGGGGGTGTCAGCGTCGAGAAGGTCGAGGAGGCCGACAAGGCCATCGAGTACGACGTGGTCGAGTCGGTGCAGATCATCTTCAATCCACTGCGCCAGCGGCCGGCCGAGCGCTTCTTCGAACGCGCCGCGAACGCGGACGTCGGGATCATCGTCCGCGTCCCGCTCGCGTCGGGGCTGCTCGCCGACGCTTTCGAGGGACCGGAGGACTTCGGTGAGCACGACCACCGTCGGACCGCTGCCGAGGACGGCGTCGAAGCCGGGGTCGGCCGCAAGGGCGGCGAGACGTTCGCTGGCGTCCCCTTCGAGGACGGCCTGGCCGCCGTCGACGACCTGCGACCGTTCGTCCCCGACGAGGCGACGATGGCGCAGTTCACCCTCCGCTGGATCCTCGACCACGACGCCGTCTCGACGGTCATCCCCGGTTCCACCACGCCCGACCACGTCGCCGAGAACGACGACGCCGCCGACCTCGATCCGCTCTCGCACCAGACCCACGGCGCCGTCCGCGACATCTACGAGCAACACGTCGCCGACTACGTCCACCACCGCTGGTAA
- a CDS encoding universal stress protein has protein sequence MISRVLVPMDGSEMSERALEYAVEVYPDAAFTVLHVVGEPSPLWGEATGIALADDVDAAAREHSEPVFERAEAIADESEGAVALETEVALGHPVRAIINRAGEYDTVVIGSHGGTVAERLFVGNVAEKVFRRSPVPVVVVR, from the coding sequence ATGATCTCTCGCGTCCTCGTGCCGATGGACGGGTCGGAGATGAGCGAACGAGCGCTCGAATACGCCGTCGAGGTGTATCCCGACGCCGCGTTCACGGTCTTGCACGTCGTCGGCGAACCGTCGCCGCTGTGGGGGGAAGCGACCGGGATCGCGCTCGCCGACGACGTGGACGCCGCAGCGCGCGAACACTCCGAGCCGGTCTTCGAGCGTGCCGAGGCGATCGCCGACGAATCCGAGGGCGCCGTCGCGCTCGAAACCGAGGTCGCCCTGGGCCATCCGGTGCGGGCGATCATCAACCGCGCCGGGGAGTACGACACGGTCGTCATCGGCAGCCACGGTGGGACCGTCGCCGAACGGCTGTTCGTCGGCAACGTCGCCGAGAAGGTGTTCCGCCGGTCGCCGGTTCCCGTGGTCGTCGTCCGATAG
- a CDS encoding class I fructose-bisphosphate aldolase, which yields MRPIADAPVTRDGKALVLAYDHGIEHGPVDFDPQPESADPEHVFDVATHPAVTSLAVGKGIAEAYYPSYEDDVSLLAKLNGTSNLWMGEPDSAINCSVEYAAEELGAEAIGFTVYPGVNGEVEMFEEFREVQEKAREYDLPVVMWSYARGQAVKNDTSEETIAYAARLGLELGADIAKVKYPGSKEAMETVTRMAGPTKVLMSGGSKTSDREFLESVKSVIDAGGAGLAVGRNVWQREDPIALLDALEEVIYEEASVEEALDAATPKP from the coding sequence ATGCGCCCCATCGCAGACGCTCCGGTGACGCGGGACGGGAAGGCACTCGTTTTGGCGTACGACCACGGTATCGAACACGGGCCGGTCGACTTCGACCCCCAGCCCGAGAGCGCGGACCCGGAACACGTCTTCGATGTCGCCACACACCCAGCCGTCACGTCGCTGGCCGTCGGGAAGGGGATCGCGGAAGCGTACTACCCGTCCTACGAGGACGACGTATCGCTGCTCGCCAAGCTCAACGGCACTTCCAACCTCTGGATGGGCGAGCCCGACAGCGCAATCAACTGTTCCGTCGAATACGCCGCCGAGGAACTCGGTGCAGAGGCGATCGGTTTCACCGTCTACCCCGGCGTCAACGGCGAGGTCGAGATGTTCGAGGAGTTCCGCGAGGTCCAGGAGAAAGCCCGAGAGTACGACCTGCCGGTCGTGATGTGGTCGTACGCCCGCGGCCAGGCCGTCAAGAACGACACGAGCGAGGAGACCATCGCCTACGCCGCCCGCCTCGGACTGGAGCTCGGCGCCGACATTGCCAAGGTCAAGTACCCCGGTAGCAAGGAGGCCATGGAGACGGTCACCCGGATGGCAGGTCCGACGAAGGTGCTCATGTCCGGCGGGTCGAAGACGAGCGACCGCGAGTTCCTCGAGAGCGTCAAGAGCGTCATCGACGCCGGCGGCGCCGGCCTCGCCGTCGGCCGCAACGTCTGGCAGCGCGAGGATCCGATCGCCTTGCTCGACGCGCTGGAGGAAGTCATCTACGAGGAGGCCTCGGTCGAGGAGGCCCTCGACGCGGCCACCCCCAAACCATGA
- a CDS encoding DUF5789 family protein: protein MADDDSEAEEPAVELGEGEPVEGAPLARVTSRLNWGAAHSDIVEREGDSTIRTPDGPRNLADVMDEVDTPYFETRQEFTEAVRAVVGTGPIPTAEE, encoded by the coding sequence ATGGCTGACGACGACTCCGAAGCGGAGGAACCCGCGGTCGAGCTCGGCGAGGGCGAACCGGTCGAGGGTGCGCCCCTCGCGCGCGTCACCTCGCGCCTGAACTGGGGCGCCGCCCACAGCGACATCGTCGAGCGCGAGGGCGACAGCACGATCCGCACCCCCGACGGTCCTCGAAACCTGGCCGACGTGATGGACGAGGTCGACACGCCCTACTTCGAGACGCGCCAGGAGTTCACCGAGGCTGTCCGCGCGGTCGTCGGCACCGGTCCGATCCCCACGGCCGAGGAGTGA
- a CDS encoding DUF7311 family protein, which yields MRVAFTVVLLVAVAGVAVPAVEYAGVQRSDTAVRDAVDRIVSEARSLATGNSVLPPDAGPARRSVTVEFPTDGLVSAGVERFRVGRLDRPGSSVTPSRSSERADPAATGFTWRVGGGTEHTVVVDGVRIRTAPTERLRVGGETRLTLTLVAVDGRAVVRVR from the coding sequence GTGAGAGTCGCGTTCACCGTCGTCCTGCTCGTGGCGGTCGCCGGGGTCGCCGTGCCGGCGGTCGAGTACGCGGGCGTCCAGCGGAGCGACACCGCCGTCCGCGACGCGGTCGACCGCATCGTTTCGGAGGCGCGATCGCTCGCGACCGGAAACAGCGTTCTCCCGCCGGACGCCGGTCCCGCACGGCGGTCGGTCACCGTCGAGTTCCCCACCGACGGGTTGGTTAGCGCCGGAGTCGAGCGGTTCCGCGTCGGTCGGTTGGATCGGCCCGGGAGTTCGGTGACGCCGTCGCGTTCGAGCGAGCGCGCCGACCCGGCCGCCACCGGGTTTACCTGGCGTGTCGGCGGCGGGACCGAACACACCGTGGTCGTCGACGGCGTCCGGATCCGGACGGCACCGACCGAGCGGCTCCGGGTCGGCGGTGAGACGCGGCTGACCCTGACGCTGGTCGCCGTCGACGGCCGGGCGGTCGTCCGGGTCCGATAG
- a CDS encoding type II toxin-antitoxin system HicB family antitoxin: MARADTGAGEEPREVRLVENPDGQWTARDLQVEVSAQGATRSAALESLDAVVEAVAGNGGHEPTDDGLRDLGVDPHTAQTQDDDLPDVLQ, translated from the coding sequence ATGGCACGCGCCGACACCGGGGCGGGCGAGGAACCCAGAGAGGTCCGGCTCGTCGAGAACCCAGACGGGCAGTGGACCGCTCGCGACCTGCAGGTCGAGGTGTCCGCGCAGGGCGCGACGCGGTCGGCCGCACTGGAGAGTCTGGACGCCGTCGTCGAAGCCGTGGCCGGTAACGGCGGCCACGAGCCCACCGACGACGGACTGCGTGACCTCGGTGTCGACCCCCATACTGCCCAGACACAGGACGACGACCTTCCCGACGTGCTGCAGTGA
- a CDS encoding tubulin/FtsZ family protein, which translates to MKVVLIGVGQAGGKVTQRLAEYDYDMGFGAVQGAMAVNTAEADLQNLDIDTMLVGRDRVKGHGVGGDNELGAEIMQDEATEVMDGLDAKLSTDAEAVVIVAGLGGGTGSGGAPALARELKRIHDIPVYVTGILPGRDEGAIYQANAGRSLKTVAREADSLLLIDNDAWRTAGESMEEGFAEINDNIAQRLGLLFASGEIDAVDEVAESVVDSSEIINTLRPGGMAVLGYASAAASEDAGENVNAITSTTRNALLTGTSVPNVVEAETGLLVVAGQPERISRKGVERARSWIEEETGSMQVRGGDFPLDSERIAALVLLGGVERSNRIDEFMQRAKEAHESKNDGRGEAKEAFLNEELDDLF; encoded by the coding sequence ATGAAAGTCGTCCTGATTGGTGTCGGCCAGGCCGGGGGCAAGGTGACCCAGCGACTGGCCGAGTACGATTACGATATGGGCTTTGGCGCCGTTCAGGGGGCGATGGCGGTCAACACCGCCGAGGCGGACCTGCAGAATCTCGATATCGATACGATGCTCGTCGGGCGCGACCGCGTGAAGGGCCACGGGGTCGGCGGCGACAACGAACTCGGCGCGGAGATCATGCAAGACGAGGCGACGGAAGTGATGGACGGCCTCGACGCGAAGCTCTCCACCGACGCCGAGGCCGTCGTCATCGTCGCCGGTCTCGGCGGCGGCACCGGCTCCGGCGGCGCGCCCGCCCTCGCCCGCGAACTCAAGCGCATCCACGATATCCCCGTCTACGTCACCGGCATCCTCCCCGGCCGCGACGAGGGCGCCATCTACCAGGCCAACGCCGGCCGGTCGCTCAAGACCGTCGCGCGCGAGGCCGACTCCCTGTTGCTGATCGACAACGACGCCTGGCGCACCGCCGGCGAGTCCATGGAAGAGGGCTTCGCCGAGATCAACGACAACATCGCACAGCGACTCGGCCTCCTCTTTGCCTCCGGCGAGATCGACGCCGTCGACGAGGTCGCCGAGAGCGTCGTCGACTCCTCGGAGATCATCAACACCCTCCGCCCCGGCGGCATGGCCGTGTTGGGCTACGCCAGCGCCGCCGCCAGCGAGGACGCCGGCGAGAACGTCAACGCGATCACCTCGACCACGCGCAACGCCCTCCTGACGGGGACGAGCGTCCCGAACGTCGTCGAGGCGGAGACGGGGCTGCTCGTCGTCGCCGGCCAGCCCGAGCGCATCTCCCGGAAGGGCGTCGAGCGCGCCCGCTCGTGGATCGAGGAGGAGACCGGCAGCATGCAGGTCCGCGGCGGGGACTTCCCGCTCGACTCCGAGCGCATCGCCGCGCTGGTCCTGCTGGGTGGCGTCGAACGCTCCAACCGTATCGACGAGTTCATGCAACGGGCCAAGGAGGCTCACGAGTCGAAAAACGACGGGCGCGGCGAGGCCAAGGAAGCGTTCCTCAACGAGGAACTCGACGACCTGTTCTGA
- a CDS encoding 3-hydroxyacyl-CoA dehydrogenase family protein: MRELEAVDTVGVVGAGTMGSGIAQVATQSGYDVVLRDVEDHLVEGGIETLVGGLDRLVEKETISKGEAERMRERVTGTTDLDDLAEADLVIEAVVEDVDVKRDVFADLDEVTDDDVVLATNTSTLSITTIATATDRPASVVGLHFMNPVPVMEGVEVVVGEKTDSAVVEFAHDFAEALGKETWEADDKPGFVTNRILMPWINEGIRAYDEGVAAKADVDRGMELGTNVPMGPLELADHIGLDVCLHATETLHAELGDRYRPAYLLKRKVEAGDLGKKTGTGFYEYD, encoded by the coding sequence ATGCGCGAACTCGAAGCGGTCGACACCGTCGGCGTCGTCGGCGCCGGTACCATGGGGAGCGGCATCGCGCAGGTCGCAACCCAGTCGGGCTACGACGTGGTGCTCCGGGACGTGGAAGACCATCTCGTCGAGGGGGGAATCGAGACCCTCGTCGGCGGACTCGACCGCCTCGTCGAGAAGGAGACCATCTCGAAGGGCGAAGCCGAGCGGATGCGCGAACGCGTGACGGGGACGACGGATCTGGACGACCTGGCCGAGGCGGATCTCGTGATCGAGGCCGTCGTCGAGGACGTCGACGTGAAACGCGACGTGTTCGCCGACCTGGACGAGGTGACCGACGACGACGTGGTCCTCGCCACCAACACCAGCACGCTCTCGATCACGACCATCGCCACCGCCACCGACCGGCCGGCCAGCGTGGTCGGGCTCCATTTCATGAATCCCGTTCCCGTCATGGAGGGCGTGGAGGTGGTCGTCGGCGAGAAGACCGACTCCGCCGTGGTGGAGTTCGCTCACGACTTCGCCGAAGCGCTCGGCAAGGAGACCTGGGAGGCCGACGACAAGCCCGGGTTCGTCACCAACCGGATCCTGATGCCGTGGATCAACGAGGGGATCCGCGCCTACGACGAAGGCGTCGCCGCCAAGGCCGACGTCGACCGCGGGATGGAACTCGGGACGAACGTCCCGATGGGCCCGCTCGAACTCGCCGACCACATCGGCCTCGACGTGTGTCTCCACGCCACCGAGACGCTCCACGCGGAACTGGGCGACCGCTACCGGCCCGCGTACCTCCTCAAACGCAAGGTCGAAGCCGGCGACCTCGGCAAGAAGACCGGGACGGGCTTCTACGAGTACGATTAG
- a CDS encoding acyl-CoA dehydrogenase family protein, with product MDFALTQEQRQIRDMVADFVDEEVVPRAAEIDETDEFPADLIEEMAELGLLGMPIPEEYGGAGLDYHAYPEALVEISRGSGGLGTVVAAHVSLACNMVYEFGNEAQREQYLVPMAEGEEIGAFALSEPGAGSDVPAMGTTAEPVGGDAGGGGEPDRYVLDGEKLWISNGSVADTVVVFAKTDPAADGGGISSFIIRPETDDGFYVEGTEDKLGDKGCPTAELRFDEMEIPAERRLGEEGAGFVQALKTLNGGRITIAARSIGAQAALDDALEYAAEREQFDQPISEFQAIQHKLADMDTKIQAARYLMHAAADKKMRGDRYVKEAAQAKLYASEMAREVCNEAIQIHGGYGYTKDFAVERYYRDAKLNEIYEGTSEVLRNTIADQLLD from the coding sequence ATGGACTTCGCCCTCACACAGGAACAGCGCCAGATCCGCGACATGGTCGCGGACTTCGTGGACGAGGAAGTCGTGCCGCGGGCGGCCGAGATCGACGAGACTGACGAGTTCCCGGCCGACCTGATCGAGGAGATGGCCGAACTGGGCCTGCTGGGCATGCCGATCCCCGAGGAGTACGGCGGCGCCGGCCTCGACTATCACGCCTATCCCGAGGCGCTCGTCGAGATCTCCCGTGGTTCGGGCGGCCTCGGCACGGTCGTCGCCGCACACGTCTCGCTGGCCTGTAACATGGTCTACGAGTTCGGGAACGAGGCCCAGCGCGAGCAGTACCTCGTCCCGATGGCCGAGGGCGAGGAGATCGGCGCGTTCGCGCTCTCGGAGCCCGGCGCGGGCAGCGACGTGCCCGCGATGGGGACCACCGCGGAACCGGTCGGCGGCGACGCCGGTGGCGGCGGCGAACCCGATCGCTACGTCCTCGACGGCGAGAAACTGTGGATCTCCAACGGATCCGTCGCCGACACCGTGGTCGTCTTCGCCAAGACCGACCCGGCGGCCGACGGCGGCGGTATCTCGTCGTTTATCATCCGCCCCGAGACGGACGACGGGTTCTACGTCGAGGGCACCGAGGACAAACTCGGCGACAAGGGCTGTCCGACTGCCGAGTTGCGCTTCGACGAGATGGAGATCCCCGCCGAGCGGCGGCTCGGCGAGGAGGGCGCCGGCTTCGTCCAGGCGCTCAAGACGCTCAACGGTGGACGAATCACTATCGCCGCCCGCTCGATCGGCGCGCAGGCCGCGCTGGACGACGCGCTCGAATACGCCGCCGAGCGCGAGCAGTTCGACCAGCCCATCTCGGAGTTCCAGGCCATCCAGCACAAACTCGCGGACATGGACACGAAGATACAGGCGGCTCGCTATCTCATGCACGCTGCGGCCGACAAGAAGATGCGGGGCGACCGTTACGTCAAGGAGGCCGCCCAGGCGAAGCTGTACGCCTCGGAGATGGCTCGGGAAGTGTGCAACGAGGCGATCCAGATCCACGGCGGCTACGGCTACACGAAGGACTTCGCCGTCGAGCGCTACTACCGCGACGCGAAGCTGAACGAAATTTACGAGGGCACCAGCGAGGTGCTCCGGAACACGATCGCCGACCAGCTGTTGGACTGA
- a CDS encoding DUF7310 family coiled-coil domain-containing protein, which produces MSERDLDARLDAVERALTDGDADLRELREAGAVTDDLQTLEERLDTVESRLDELEAGLEAVRGYAGNVRAVNREVERRASAALAKAETVEAAVDRGGSHRDRPDERAHDQAPDRTHRVDRPDGAHAKRTDRASTGSTGRRLDPSSTGRNEATSADRDPTGADAPDHRGGNRHTGRGRPDDPGGGTDRRNHDRANRDDDRSRRDGSPDSSQESDSDSDSGTEQFIERVRDAL; this is translated from the coding sequence ATGTCCGAGCGAGACCTCGACGCGCGACTCGACGCCGTCGAACGCGCGCTGACCGACGGCGACGCCGACCTGCGAGAGCTGCGCGAGGCCGGCGCCGTCACCGACGACCTCCAGACGCTCGAGGAGCGCCTCGACACCGTCGAGTCCCGACTGGACGAACTCGAAGCCGGGCTGGAAGCCGTCCGCGGCTACGCGGGCAACGTCCGCGCCGTCAACCGCGAGGTCGAACGCCGCGCCAGCGCCGCCCTCGCGAAGGCCGAGACCGTCGAAGCCGCCGTCGACCGCGGCGGGTCACACCGGGATCGACCCGACGAGCGCGCTCACGACCAGGCACCCGACCGCACCCACCGCGTCGATCGCCCCGACGGCGCGCACGCGAAGCGAACGGACCGAGCGTCGACGGGATCGACCGGGAGGAGGCTCGATCCATCGTCGACGGGTCGGAACGAAGCGACGAGCGCGGATCGCGATCCGACCGGGGCGGACGCACCCGACCACCGCGGCGGTAACCGGCACACCGGTCGCGGCAGGCCCGACGACCCCGGTGGCGGTACCGACCGTCGGAACCACGACCGCGCGAACCGCGACGACGACCGGTCTCGGCGAGACGGGTCGCCGGACTCGTCCCAGGAGTCGGACTCGGACTCGGACAGCGGGACCGAACAGTTCATCGAGCGCGTCCGCGACGCGCTGTAG